In Myxocyprinus asiaticus isolate MX2 ecotype Aquarium Trade chromosome 32, UBuf_Myxa_2, whole genome shotgun sequence, one genomic interval encodes:
- the casp7 gene encoding caspase-7 has translation MNEITDKETLVAESEVTEEDQEKYAEGDVTDAKPDRKGRFILFGSKKDGKVQEKKQSSESHYRIVSPTFQYKMSHQRVGKCIIINNKNFDEKTGMNVRNGTDRDAGELFKCFKNLGFEVFIYNDQTCKNMERLLKEISEEDHSDSSCFACILLSHGEEGMIYGTDGAMPIKSMTSLFRGDMCKSLVGKPKLFFIQACRGSEFDDGIQTDSGPPNDTIETDANPRHKIPVEADFLFAYSTVPGYYSWRNPGRGSWFVQALCNVLNEFGKQLEIIQILTRVNYMVATSFESWSEDPRFSEKKQIPCVVSMLTKELYFN, from the exons AACTGATAAGGAAACTCTGGTCGCTGAGAGTGAGGTGACAGAGGAGGACCAAGAGAAATATGCAGAAGGAGATGTGACAGATGCAAAACCTGACCGGAAAGGGAGATTTATCCTTTTTGGCAG TAAGAAGGATGGCAAGGTGCAGGAAAAAAAGCAATCTTCTGAAAGCCATTACAGGATTGTTTCACCAACATTCCAGTATAAGATGAGCCACCAGCGTGTGGGCAAGTGCATCATCATCAACAACAAGAACTTTGATGAAAAGACAG GGATGAACGTACGCAATGGCACAGATCGTGATGCAGGAGAGctgtttaaatgctttaaaaacttGGGCTTTGAAGTTTTCATCTACAATGACCAGACCTGTAAGAATATGGAACGGCTTCTTAAAGAGA TCTCAGAAGAGGACCACAGCGACAGCTCCTGCTTCGCCTGCATCCTGTTGAGCCACGGCGAGGAGGGCATGATTTACGGCACGGATGGAGCCATGCCCATCAAGAGCATGACCTCACTCTTCAGAGGAGACATGTGCAAGAGCCTTGTGGGAAAGCCCAAGCTCTTTTTCATCCAG GCTTGTCGAGGTTCAGAGTTTGATGATGGCATACAGACAGACTCAGGACCGCCCAATGACACGATAGAGACAGATGCCAATCCAAGACACAAGATTCCAGTAGAGGCAGATTTCTTGTTTGCATACTCTACTGTTCCAG GTTATTACTCCTGGAGGAATCCGGGCAGAGGGTCCTGGTTTGTCCAGGCCCTCTGTAATGTTCTCAATGAGTTTGGCAAACAACTTGAGATCATACAGATCCTCACACGGGTCAACTACATGGTGGCCACCAGCTTCGAGTCCTGGTCAGAGGACCCCCGTTTTAGCGAGAAGAAACAAATACCCTGTGTGGTCTCGATGTTGACTAAAGAGCTCTACTTCAACTGA
- the LOC127422963 gene encoding probable E3 ubiquitin-protein ligase TRIML1, translating to MALVRIRVGETIMKTQTQDTPIKLQETLKRQRDILAFRMKKLSSKQSDFNSKTAKLKEKIMKKYDDMKRVLDEDLRITLCQLDTEAEAMERAVEDNIEKSYHLTQEIDQQLAELSAKLEKDKQQSQEKMSEMKVRIMETLKKTDPELLQMDEFKNKQLLSLTINLLLFIRSQVPVTKKLFQSYAQEVVLDPDSAHPKLIISPAGDSVTYTNTWQEVPENPSRFDTTLNVISRTFFQNVRNYWEVQVTGKTYWELGLTYPNIPRKGREDNCWLGRCPTSWCIEYFNGDYTAWHNGVPHELTHVSGRTFERIGIFSSSEGGFVCFLGADTMIPLYSFYAGTFTDSLYQAVCPGHDNQGTNDKPLLICDASKSTPIL from the exons ATGGCATTAGTTCGGATTAGAGTTGGGGAGACAATCATGAAGACCCAAACCCAG GACACCCCAATAAAACTTCAGGAGACCCTGAAGCGACAAAGAGACATTCTGGCATTCCGAATGAAAAAACTGTCATCAAAACAATCTGACTTTAAT AGCAAAACTGCAAAACTTAAAGAGAAGATTATGAAGAAATATGATGACATGAAAAGGGTTTTGGATGAAGACTTGCGAATTACACTGTGCCAACTGGACACTGAGGCAGAGGCCATGGAGAGAGCTGTTGAGGACAACATTGAGAAGAGCTACCACCTCACCCAGGAAATTGACCAACAGTTGGCTGAACTGTCTGCAAAGCTGGAGAAGGATAAACAACAGAGTCAAGAAAAG ATGTCAGAGATGAAGGTAAG GATAATGGAGACACTGAAGAAGACAGATCCAGAGTTATTACAGATGGATGAGTTTAAGAACAAGCAGCTACTCAGTTTAACCATCAACCTGTTGCTGTTCATTCGCTCACAGGTTCCTGTCACCAAGAAACTTTTTCAAAGCT ACGCCCAAGAAGTTGTTCTGGATCCTGACTCAGCTCACCCAAAGCTTATTATATCCCCGGCAGGCGACTCAGTCACTTATACCAACACCTGGCAGGAAGTTCCAGAAAATCCCTCTCGCTTCGACACCACCCTGAACGTGATTAGCCGAACGTTCTTCCAGAATGTTCGCAACTACTGGGAGGTGCAGGTCACTGGCAAGACATACTGGGAGCTAGGGCTCACATACCCCAACATCCCCAGGAAGGGGCGAGAGGACAACTGCTGGCTGGGCCGGTGCCCAACGTCCTGGtgcattgagtattttaatggcGATTACACAGCCTGGCACAATGGCGTTCCCCATGAGCTCACCCATGTATCTGGAAGAACCTTTGAGCGCATTGGCATCTTCTCCAGCTCAGAAGGAGGTTTCGTTTGTTTCTTGGGGGCTGACACCATGATACCCTTATATAGCTTTTATGCAGGAACCTTCACAGATTCACTATACCAAGCTGTCTGTCCTGGTCATGACAACCAGGGTACAAATGACAAACCACTATTGATTTGTGATGCTTCGAAGTCCACCCCAATATTGTGA